One window of the Bubalus bubalis isolate 160015118507 breed Murrah chromosome 8, NDDB_SH_1, whole genome shotgun sequence genome contains the following:
- the LOC123466061 gene encoding proline-rich receptor-like protein kinase PERK2 — MLALAPRPPPVLRRSPGRSLHPWPPGAVRALHPTPRTSGPRARPRPREYAPPRVRTPLRPTRPASNPSEPLRTSLPSSPLQDLGSASVAPLRTTPNARRGGPERACPAFSPSSCPSELQERLQLFKSAAIFTAANFPACLALRDRELGPTGNGGRGRRDGWDLWGR, encoded by the coding sequence ATGCTCGCCCTGGCCCCGCGGCCACCGCCGGTCCTGCGCCGCTCGCCCGGCCGCAGTCTCCACCCGTGGCCGCCAGGGGCCGTCCGCGCCCTGCACCCCACACCCCGCACTTCCGGGCCGAGggcgcggccccgcccccgcgaATACGCCCCGCCCCGTGTGCGCACGCCCCTTCGGCCCACACGCCCCGCCTCCAACCCTTCAGAGCCGCTGAGAACGAGCCTGCCCTCCTCGCCCCTTCAGGACCTCGGGAGCGCGTCTGTCGCGCCCTTACGCACCACCCCCAACGCCCGTCGGGGAGGGCCAGAGCGCGCCTGCCCCGCCTTCAGCCCGTCCTCCTGCCCCTCAGAGCTACAGGAGCGCCTCCAGCTTTTCAAGTCTGCCGCCATCTTTACGGCAGCCAACTTCCCAGCCTGCCTCGCGCTCAGGGACAGGGAGCTCGGGCCGACAGGAAACGGAGGGCGGGGCCGGCGGGACGGGTGGGACCTGTGGGGAAGGTAA